A genome region from Carya illinoinensis cultivar Pawnee chromosome 2, C.illinoinensisPawnee_v1, whole genome shotgun sequence includes the following:
- the LOC122300418 gene encoding eukaryotic translation initiation factor 2 subunit gamma-like, whose amino-acid sequence MSRKGLMEQDLSKLDATKLHPLSPEVISRQATINIGTIGHVAHGKSTVVKAISGVQTVRFKNELERNITIKLGYANAKIYKCEDERCPRPMCYKAYGSGKEDSPLCDVPGFENCRMKLLRHVSFVDCPGHDILMATMLNGAAIMDGALLLIAANESCPQPQTSEHLAAVEIMRLQHIIILQNKVDLIQENVAINQHEAIQKFIQGTVADGAPVVPISAQLKYNIDVVCEYVVKKIPIPERNFVSPPNMIVIRSFDVNKPGFEVDDIRGGVAGGSILVGVLKVNQFIEVRPGIVVKDESGNIRCTPIYSRIVSLYAEQNELQFAVPGGLIGVGTTMDPTLTRADRLVGQVLGEVGSLPEVFVELEVNFFLLRRLLGVRTKGTERQGKVSKLTKQEILMLNIGSMSTGARVLAVKNDLAKLQLTSPVCTSRGEKIALSRRVEKHWRLIGWGQIQAGTTLDVPPCPI is encoded by the exons ATGTCGCGGAAAGGTTTGATGGAGCAAGACCTAAGTAAACTGGATGCAACAAAGTTACATCCACTCTCACCTGAGGTTATATCTCGCCAGGCTACAATTAATATCG GCACTATAGGTCACGTGGCGCACGGGAAGTCCACAGTTGTAAAAGCAATATCTGGTGTTCAG ACGGTTCGTTTCAAAAATGAGTTGGAGCGCAACATTACCATCAAGCTTGGTTATGCTAATGCAAAGATATACAAATGTGAAGATGAGCGGTGTCCTCGACCAATGTGCTACAA GGCTTATGGAAGTGGGAAGGAAGATAGTCCTCTGTGTGATGTGCCAGGGTTTGAGAACTGCAGGATGAAATTATTGAGACATGTGTCATTTGTGGATTGCCCG GGTCATGATATTCTCATGGCTACAATGCTTAATGGAGCTGCAATTATGGATGGAGCCCTACTTCTAATAGCTGCCAATGAAAGCTGCCCCCAACCGCAAACTTCTGAACACCTGGCTGCTGTTGAAATTATGCGCCTCCAACATATAATTATCCTTCAAAATAAAGTAGACCTAATTCAAGAGAATGTAGCCATCAACCAGCATGAAGCAATCCAGAAGTTTATTCAG GGAACTGTTGCTGATGGAGCACCTGTGGTACCAATTTCTGCACAGCTGAAGTACAATATCGATGTTGTGTGTGAGTATGTCGTGAAAAAGATCCCCAttccagaaagaaactttgtgTCACCTCCTAATATGATCGTAATCCGGTCTTTTGACGTCAATAAGCCTGGTTTTGAGGTTGATGATATAAGAGGCGGTGTGGCAGGTGGAAGTATTCTCGTG GGTGTTTTGAAGGTAAATCAATTTATTGAGGTTCGTCCAGGGATTGTTGTTAAAGATGAGAGTGGCAACATCAGATGCACGCCCATATATTCCAGAATAGTTTCACTGTATGCTGAGCAAAATGAGCTGCAATTTGCTGTGCCTGGGGGTCTCATTGGGGTTGGTACAACAATGGACCCCACTTTAACACGTGCGGATAGGTTGGTGGGTCAGGTTCTCGGTGAAGTTGGCTCACTCCCTGAAGTTTTTGTTGAGCTCGAG GTGAACTTTTTCTTGCTGCGGCGGCTTCTAGGTGTTCGGACTAAGGGCACGGAGAGACAGGGAAAGGTCTCTAAGCTGACCAAGCAAGAGATCTTGATGTTGAACATAGGATCTATGTCAACGGGGGCACGGGTTCTTGCTGTAAAGAATGATTTGGCAAAGTTGCAACTTACATCTCCAGTGTGCACCAGTAGAGGGGAGAAGATTGCCCTCAGTCGACGAGTTGAGAAGCACTGGCGTCTGATTGGTTGGGGTCAGATCCAAGCTGGAACCACCCTTGACGTCCCACCATGCCCCATTTGA